From Styela clava chromosome 6, kaStyClav1.hap1.2, whole genome shotgun sequence, one genomic window encodes:
- the LOC144424284 gene encoding uncharacterized protein LOC144424284: MNEDYIKQTNSTQAGLLMTSLDSLREQNILCDFDVKVGDKSFRAHRCVLAASSGYFKAMFTSKMKESRDGFINMKDVDQNGISQCIEFMYKGVGNLKMEYVQQILQASNLLQMVGLTNFCFHYLKTHVSSTNCLSVINLAQAYDRYDIKEKAEQVLKSVISSEMFPFIIKTDLLRYIKVSNASYQTSWQAMITWARAKDEYAERCFADLVTVINIQTYPFKFLLETVLEEPLVKSNDIAGNSVITALFSDVKNLETNLEIDNCFILKNLAETHQVTNSNPVKDVVNRFLESNFEQIIEKKEFCDISKDGIIRIYKSPDTKYSSETVKWHGALRWIKHDIQKRKKNFHELFNLLDLKKFPLKFLEETIRSETLVNDSRKCYDRLFDEILSRARKSSQFSNQSFQQPTSTRTRADTETSLGNTASSSHSSRNVQEPQMGAVGGYRSDTSESQSSSQATSFGLRIINQQPPGGSMSMKGLLESLPGYEGFSTSVITYSFPAGSLNGVSYEAKKFTEYLPADLYLGNLLQKAFNTGLLFKIQIIESSRGEIIWNDEIPHKTNELGGPDNNVYPDPYHCIKLCDALEAKLEAAGIEF; this comes from the exons ATGAATGAAGATTAcattaaacaaacaaattcaACCCAAGCCGGTTTGCTTATGACATCACTCGATAGCTTGAGAGAACAAAACATTCTCTGCGATTTTGATGTCAAAGTTGGTGACAAATCCTTTCGTGCTCATCGCTGTGTCTTGGCAGCCTCATCAGGATACTTTAAAGCGATGTTTACGAGCAAAATGAAGGAATCTCGTGATGGTTTTATCAATATGAAGGATGTCGATCAGAATGGGATTTCCCAATGTATAGAATTCATGTATAAAGGAgtaggaaatttgaaaatggaatacgTTCAACAAATCCTGCAAGCATCCAACCTGTTACAAATGGTTGGCTTGACAAACTTTTGCTTCCATTACTTGAAAACCCATGTCTCTTCGACCAATTGCCTCTCTGTCATCAACTTGGCTCAAGCATACGATCGCTatgatataaaagaaaaagCAGAACAGGTTTTGAAATCAGTAATTTCCTCTGAGATGTTCCCGTTCATTATCAAGACAGATCTCCTGCGTTACATAAAAGTTTCAAATGCGAGTTATCAAACATCATGGCAAGCTATGATAACATGGGCAAGAGCAAAAGATGAATATGCAGAGAGATGTTTTGCCGATCTTGTTACGGTCATCAATATCCAAACTTATCCGTTCAAATTTCTTCTGGAGACTGTGTTGGAAGAACCACTGGTGAAAAGTAATGACATTGCAGGGAATTCAGTCATCACTGCATTATTCTCTGATGTCAAGAATCTTGAGACAAATCTTGAGATTGACAACTGCTTCATCTTGAAGAATCTGGCTGAAACTCATCAAGTTACAAACTCAAATCCAGTGAAAGATGTCGTGAATCGATTCCTGGAATCAAATTTCGAACAAATCATTGAGAAAAAGGAGTTTTGTGATATCAGCAAGGATGGCATCATAAGGATTTACAAATCCCCAGACACAAAATATTCTTCTGAGACTGTTAAATGGCACGGAGCTCTTAGATGGATAAAGCATGATATTCAAAAAAGGAAAAAGAATTTTCATGAACTGTTCAACCTTCTTGACCTGAAAAAATTTCCCTTAAAATTTCTGGAAGAAACCATCCGCTCGGAAACTCTTGTCAATGACTCTCGTAAATGCTACGATAGactttttgatgaaatattatcTCGGGCAAGAAAGAGTTCACAATTTTCTAATCAGTCATTCCAGCAACCAACATCAACAAGAACTAGAGCAGATACAGAAACATCCCTGGGCAACACTGCATCAAGTAGTCACAGCTCTAGGAATGTCCAAGAACCACAGATGGGAGCAGTGGGTGGATACAGGAGTGACACTTCAG aATCTCAGTCTTCAAGTCAAGCTACTTCATTTGGTCTACGAATCATCAACCAACAACCACCTGGTGGAAGCATGTCAATGAAAGGGTTGCTTGAATCATTGCCAGGGTATGAAGGGTTCAGCACTTCTGTCATCACCTACTCATTCCCTGCTGGAAGTCTGAAT GGTGTTTCATATGAGGCAAAGAAGTTCACTGAATATTTGCCTGCAGACCTCTACCTCGGGAACTTGCTCCAGAAAGCATTCAATACAGGATTGCTCTTCAAGATTCAGATAATTGAAAGCAGCCGAGGAGAGATAATATGGAATGATGAAATTCCTCATAAGACTAACGAACTTGGAGGTCCAGATAA CAATGTATATCCTGATCCTTACCATTGTATTAAACTTTGTGATGCACTGGAGGCAAAATTAGAGGCAGCAGGAATTGAATTTTAA
- the LOC144424283 gene encoding uncharacterized protein LOC144424283: protein MNEDYIKQTNSTQAGLLMTSLDSLREQNILCDFDVKVGDKSFRAHRCVLAASSGYFKAMFTSKMKESRDGFINMKDVDQNGISQCIEFMYKGVGNLKMEYVQQILQASNLLQMVGLTNFCFHYLKTNLSQTNCLSVINLAQAYDRHDIKEQAEQVLITNFKSVISSEMFPFIIKPDLLRYIKVSNVGYQTSWQAMMTWARAKDEDDAERCFADLVTVINIQTYPFKFLLDTVLEEPLVKSNDIAKNSVITAIFSDVKNLETNLEIDNCFILKNMAETHQVTNPNAVKNVMNQFLESNFEQIIEKKEFCDISKDDIIRIYNSPNTKYSSETVKWHGALRWIKHDIQKRKKIFHELFSLLDLKKFPLKFVEETIRSETLVNDSRKCYDRLFDEILSRARKSSESSNQSVQQPTSTSIRANSVTSLGNTASSSHSSRNVQEPQMGAVGGYRSDASESHPSSQATSSGLRIINQQPPGGEMSVEVLPESLPGYVGLSTCVITHSFPAGSLNGVSYEAKEFTEYLPYFGIIPLLQKAFNAGLFFKIQIIRSSRGEIIWNDEFPHKTNKRGGPDNHGYPDDDHLDKLYKALKTKLKAAGIK from the exons ATGAATGAAGATTAcattaaacaaacaaattcaACCCAAGCCGGTTTGCTTATGACTTCACTCGATAGCTTGAGAGAACAAAACATTCTCTGTGATTTTGATGTCAAAGTTGGTGACAAATCCTTCCGTGCTCATCGCTGTGTCTTGGCGGCCTCATCAGGATACTTTAAAGCGATGTTTACGAGCAAAATGAAGGAATCTCGTGATGGTTTTATCAATATGAAGGATGTCGATCAGAATGGGATTTCCCAATGTATAGAATTCATGTATAAAGGAgtaggaaatttgaaaatggaatacgTTCAACAAATCCTGCAAGCATCCAACCTGTTACAAATGGTTGGCTTGACAAACTTTTGCTTTCATTACTTGAAAACCAATCTCTCTCAGACCAATTGTCTTTCCGTCATCAATTTGGCTCAAGCGTACGATCGTCATGATATAAAAGAACAAGCAGAACAGGTGCTGATCACTAATTTCAAATCAGTAATTTCCTCTGAGATGTTCCCGTTCATTATCAAGCCAGATCTCCTGCGTTACATAAAAGTTTCAAATGTGGGTTATCAAACATCATGGCAAGCTATGATGACATGGGCAAGAGCAAAAGATGAAGATGATGCAGAGAGATGTTTTGCTGACCTTGTTACAGTCATCAATATCCAGACTTATCCTTTCAAATTTCTTCTGGATACTGTGTTGGAAGAACCACTGGTGAAAAGTAATGACATTGCAAAGAATTCAGTTATCACTGCAATATTCTCTGATGTCAAGAATCTTGAGACAAATCTTGAGATTGACAACTGCTTTATCCTGAAGAATATGGCTGAAACTCATCAAGTTACCAACCCAAATGCTGTGAAAAATGTGATGAATCAATTCCTGGAATCAAATTTCGAACAAATCATTGAGAAAAAAGAGTTCTGTGATATCAGCAAGGATGACATCATAAGGATTTACAACTCCCCAAACACAAAATATTCTTCTGAGACTGTTAAATGGCATGGAGCTCTTAGATGGATAAAGCATGATATTCAAAAAAGGAAAAAGATTTTTCATGAACTGTTCAGCCTTCTTGACCTGAAAAAATTTCCCTTAAAATTTGTGGAAGAAACCATCCGCTCGGAAACTTTAGTCAATGACTCTCGTAAATGCTACGATAGactttttgatgaaatattatcTCGGGCAAGAAAGAGTTCAGAATCTTCTAATCAGTCAGTCCAGCAACCAACATCTACAAGTATTAGAGCAAATTCAGTAACTTCCCTGGGCAACACTGCATCAAGTAGTCACAGCTCTAGGAATGTCCAAGAACCACAGATGGGAGCAGTGGGTGGATACAGGAGTGACGCTTCAG AATCTCATCCTTCAAGTCAAGCTACTTCATCTGGTCTAAGAATCATCAATCAACAACCACCTGGTGGAGAAATGTCAGTGGAAGTATTGCCTGAATCACTGCCAGGATATGTAGGGTTGTCGACTTGTGTCATCACCCACTCATTCCCTGCTGGAAGTCTGAAT GGTGTTTCATATGAGGCAAAGgaattcactgaatatttgccCTACTTCGGGATCATACCCTTGCTCCAGAAAGCATTCAATGCAGGATTGTTCTTCAAGATTCAGATAATTCGAAGCAGCCGAGGAGAGATAATATGGAATGATGAATTTCCTCATAAGACTAACAAACGTGGAGGTCCAGATAA CCATGGATATCCTGATGATGACCACCTTGATAAACTGTATAAAGCATTGAAGACGAAATTAAAGGCAGCAGgaattaaataa